A single genomic interval of Halorubrum aethiopicum harbors:
- a CDS encoding NAD(P)-dependent oxidoreductase — MRRVLLSASSMIDPDAFRALLRDAVDEPVEIEVARLGSTERLIEAGSGFEDGSGFDAVVVDVHTPVSAEAIDALGRSLDAIVRAAVGVDDVDVAAAADAGVTVTRVPEYCTKEVATHSLSLLFACLRSVTEYDDAVADGRWRWEVGRPIRRVSESTVGLLSFGPIARRAAEQLSGFGAELLAYDPFVDGDRMDDRGVEKVGFEALFDRSDHVAVYAPLTESTRGIVDADALSRLSAHSVVVNVGRGPVIDADALLEALEADAIKAAGLDVLAEEPPDDDPLVGRDDTVVTPHAAWYSEDAREDLNRSAADDVAAVLNGEVPDGRVDPDADWL, encoded by the coding sequence ATGAGACGCGTGCTTCTCTCGGCGTCCTCGATGATCGATCCCGACGCGTTCCGGGCGCTCCTCAGGGACGCCGTCGACGAGCCGGTCGAGATCGAGGTCGCTCGGCTCGGGTCGACGGAGCGACTGATCGAGGCCGGATCGGGATTCGAGGACGGTTCGGGGTTCGACGCCGTCGTGGTCGACGTACACACCCCCGTGTCCGCCGAGGCGATCGACGCGCTCGGGAGGAGCCTCGACGCGATCGTCCGCGCGGCGGTCGGGGTCGACGACGTCGACGTCGCGGCCGCGGCCGACGCCGGGGTGACGGTGACGCGGGTGCCGGAGTACTGTACGAAGGAGGTCGCGACGCACTCGCTCTCGCTGCTCTTCGCCTGCCTCCGGTCCGTGACGGAGTACGACGACGCGGTGGCCGACGGTCGCTGGAGATGGGAGGTGGGACGCCCGATCCGGCGGGTGAGCGAGTCCACGGTCGGGCTGCTCTCGTTCGGACCCATCGCGAGGCGGGCCGCGGAGCAGCTCTCGGGGTTCGGCGCGGAGCTTCTCGCGTACGACCCGTTCGTCGACGGCGACCGGATGGACGACCGCGGCGTCGAGAAGGTCGGATTCGAGGCCTTGTTCGATCGGAGCGACCACGTCGCGGTGTACGCCCCGCTGACCGAGTCGACCCGGGGGATCGTCGACGCCGACGCGCTCTCCCGGCTGTCGGCTCACTCCGTCGTGGTGAACGTGGGACGCGGCCCGGTGATCGACGCCGACGCGCTGCTGGAGGCGCTGGAGGCGGACGCGATCAAGGCCGCGGGCCTCGACGTGCTCGCGGAGGAGCCGCCGGACGACGACCCGCTCGTCGGCCGCGACGACACGGTCGTCACGCCGCACGCCGCCTGGTACAGCGAGGACGCTCGCGAGGATCTGAACCGGAGCGCCGCCGACGACGTCGCCGCCGTCCTCAACGGCGAGGTCCCCGACGGCCGCGTCGATCCCGACGCGGACTGGCTGTGA
- a CDS encoding DUF6663 family protein, translated as MNPTTTGRFRVHDRRPRPVDGGDGPAEFVLVELPEEPIDPTDPDAAEAYDPLYATATGYEGELADRVAGLDPGAVVDATLEWTDGTARFAEVTTVRESRFRFADGVEGMFEAAVDAWQGIRAEGEAVGSVTTRSTDGEPNGALYLFADAPGTDTFEELRAARIPVEPLVDRVNETRGDDAPREVFVLRPADHDFVAVYVVFERDGVLARTIRDTYGLGDGLAAGLESAGVDTIGTTGGEESDDDLDAAADGESDADGESDADDEFDLTDRL; from the coding sequence ATGAACCCGACGACGACCGGCCGGTTCCGCGTCCACGACCGCCGCCCGCGCCCCGTCGACGGCGGCGACGGCCCCGCCGAGTTCGTCCTCGTCGAACTGCCCGAGGAGCCGATCGACCCGACCGATCCGGACGCCGCGGAGGCGTACGACCCGCTGTACGCGACCGCGACCGGCTACGAGGGGGAACTCGCGGATCGGGTCGCCGGTCTCGATCCCGGAGCCGTCGTCGACGCGACGCTGGAGTGGACGGACGGCACCGCCCGGTTCGCCGAGGTGACGACCGTCCGCGAGAGTCGGTTCCGGTTCGCCGACGGGGTCGAGGGGATGTTCGAGGCCGCCGTCGACGCGTGGCAGGGGATCCGTGCCGAGGGAGAGGCGGTGGGATCGGTCACGACGCGCTCGACCGACGGGGAGCCGAACGGCGCGCTCTACCTGTTCGCCGACGCCCCCGGGACCGACACGTTCGAGGAGCTTCGCGCGGCCCGGATCCCCGTGGAGCCGCTCGTCGATCGGGTCAACGAGACGCGGGGGGACGACGCGCCCCGCGAGGTGTTCGTGCTCCGGCCGGCGGACCACGACTTCGTCGCCGTCTACGTCGTCTTCGAGCGCGACGGGGTGCTCGCGCGCACGATCCGGGACACCTACGGGCTCGGCGACGGGCTGGCCGCGGGACTGGAGTCGGCCGGCGTCGACACGATCGGGACGACCGGGGGCGAGGAGTCCGACGACGACCTCGACGCCGCCGCCGATGGCGAGAGCGACGCCGACGGCGAAAGCGACGCCGACGACGAGTTCGACCTCACCGACCGGCTGTGA
- a CDS encoding methyltransferase domain-containing protein: MGILEDKSNARLFYKYLSKVYDRVNRFNWNDEMRAEALSWLEFGEDDRVLDVGCGTGFGTEGLLEHADDVHGLDQSVHQMEKAFEKFGKRDRVNFYRGDAERLPFRDDAFDVVWSSGSIEYWPNPVEGLRELRRVAKPGGQVLVVGPDYPHNRVLQRVADAIMLFYDEDEADRMFEAAGYEEFEHHIQRATPRSPRAITTVARVPEE, from the coding sequence ATGGGGATCCTCGAGGACAAGTCGAACGCCCGGCTGTTCTACAAGTACCTCTCGAAGGTGTACGACCGGGTCAACCGGTTCAACTGGAACGACGAGATGCGGGCGGAGGCGCTCTCGTGGCTGGAGTTCGGCGAGGACGACCGCGTGCTCGACGTGGGCTGCGGAACGGGGTTCGGGACGGAGGGACTGTTGGAACACGCCGACGACGTCCACGGACTCGATCAGAGCGTCCACCAGATGGAGAAGGCCTTCGAGAAGTTCGGGAAACGCGACCGTGTGAACTTCTACCGCGGCGACGCCGAACGACTCCCGTTCCGCGACGACGCGTTCGACGTGGTCTGGTCGTCCGGCTCGATCGAGTACTGGCCGAACCCCGTCGAGGGGCTCCGGGAGCTCCGGCGCGTCGCGAAGCCGGGCGGGCAGGTGCTCGTCGTCGGCCCGGACTACCCGCACAACCGCGTCCTCCAGCGGGTCGCCGACGCGATCATGCTCTTTTACGACGAGGACGAGGCCGACCGGATGTTCGAGGCGGCGGGCTACGAGGAGTTCGAACACCACATCCAGCGTGCGACCCCGCGGAGCCCGCGGGCCATCACGACCGTCGCGCGGGTCCCCGAGGAGTAG